A genomic window from Winogradskyella sp. J14-2 includes:
- a CDS encoding aspartate kinase, whose product MLVYKFGGTSVGSVVNMNHVKDIINTKDRKIVVLSAMSSTTNTLVEISRLVEVDELTTAKTIVTELNETYNAVVYDLLQDQALRLEVSKYVNARFKLLLDAINEPFSQTLHNSIVANGELLSTFMFSRLLQKEGFNVRLLPALDFMRIDNHNEPDNFYIKQNLNRLINTVEPADIYITQGFICLDAEGQITNLLRGGSDYTATIIGAAIEADEVQIWTDIDGFHNNDPRYVNDTQALSHLSYDEAAELAYFGAKILHPQTVMPVRQLDIPLRLKNTMAPQAHGTLITNQIHGEGIKAIAAKDGITAIKIKSVRMLLAHGFLKKVFEVFERYETSIDMVTTSEIAVSLTIDNTTHLEAITEELEKFATVAIDDYMSIVCLVGNNIIYHPDTPELFQVLQDVNVRMIAYGGSNNNISLLVNTSDKLETLQKLQRYVFEGGFVGV is encoded by the coding sequence ATGTTAGTATATAAGTTTGGTGGCACTTCAGTAGGTTCGGTAGTGAATATGAATCATGTAAAAGATATCATTAACACCAAAGACCGCAAAATTGTTGTATTGTCTGCCATGTCTAGCACTACAAATACTTTGGTTGAAATCTCAAGATTGGTTGAGGTTGATGAGCTTACAACTGCCAAAACCATCGTTACAGAACTGAACGAAACGTATAATGCTGTAGTTTACGATTTGTTGCAAGATCAGGCATTACGATTGGAAGTGAGTAAGTACGTCAATGCCAGATTCAAGCTGTTATTAGATGCGATTAACGAGCCATTTTCACAAACGTTACATAACAGTATTGTTGCCAATGGTGAATTGCTATCTACATTTATGTTTAGTCGTTTGTTACAAAAAGAAGGCTTTAACGTAAGGTTATTGCCTGCTTTAGATTTTATGCGTATTGATAACCATAACGAACCCGATAATTTTTACATCAAGCAAAACCTTAATCGACTTATCAATACTGTTGAACCAGCTGATATATACATTACACAAGGCTTTATTTGTTTAGATGCAGAAGGGCAAATTACCAACCTGCTACGTGGTGGAAGCGATTACACAGCAACTATTATTGGTGCAGCTATTGAAGCTGATGAGGTGCAAATCTGGACCGATATTGACGGATTCCACAACAACGATCCTCGTTACGTTAACGATACACAAGCCTTATCGCATTTGTCGTACGATGAAGCTGCTGAGTTGGCTTATTTTGGTGCTAAGATTTTGCATCCGCAAACCGTAATGCCAGTACGTCAACTCGATATTCCATTACGACTCAAAAACACCATGGCACCACAGGCACATGGAACCTTAATTACCAACCAAATTCATGGAGAAGGCATTAAAGCCATTGCAGCAAAAGATGGTATTACGGCTATAAAAATTAAGTCGGTACGTATGCTGTTAGCACACGGCTTTTTAAAGAAAGTATTTGAAGTTTTTGAGCGTTACGAAACCTCAATAGATATGGTAACCACCTCAGAAATTGCAGTGTCCTTAACCATAGACAACACCACACATTTAGAAGCCATAACCGAAGAACTCGAAAAATTTGCAACTGTAGCTATTGACGACTATATGAGTATTGTTTGTCTGGTCGGTAACAATATTATTTATCATCCTGATACGCCAGAACTCTTTCAGGTGTTACAAGATGTTAATGTGCGTATGATTGCTTATGGTGGTAGCAACAACAATATTTCACTTTTAGTTAATACTAGCGATAAGTTAGAAACTTTGCAGAAGTTGCAGCGTTATGTTTTTGAGGGTGGTTTTGTGGGAGTTTAA
- a CDS encoding succinate dehydrogenase cytochrome b subunit, whose amino-acid sequence MSGIFNSSIGRKFAMALSAFFLMIFLVMHVSINFTSVFSEELFNELSHFMGTNPVVQGLMQPILIFGVIFHFVMGFILEAKNKASRNVKYAKNEASGNSSWVSRNMLLTGLVVLAFLGIHFYDFWVHEMTVKYVNGDMSGLIDPNNAESGYRYYEELREKFVSPVRVGIYVVAFVLLALHLLHGFNSAFQSVGANNKYTKSLKGFSKVYAIGIPALFIFIAVYHHFTH is encoded by the coding sequence ATGAGCGGAATTTTTAATTCTTCGATAGGAAGAAAGTTTGCTATGGCTCTTTCGGCATTCTTCTTAATGATTTTCCTAGTAATGCACGTTTCTATAAATTTCACCTCAGTCTTTAGTGAGGAATTATTTAATGAATTATCACACTTTATGGGTACTAATCCTGTGGTTCAAGGATTAATGCAACCAATTTTAATATTCGGTGTTATTTTTCATTTTGTAATGGGATTTATTTTAGAAGCAAAGAACAAAGCTTCTAGAAATGTAAAATATGCAAAAAATGAAGCTTCAGGCAATTCTAGTTGGGTTTCTAGAAATATGTTACTTACAGGTTTAGTGGTTTTAGCATTTTTAGGAATTCATTTTTATGATTTTTGGGTGCATGAAATGACTGTAAAATACGTTAATGGAGACATGAGCGGTTTAATAGATCCTAACAATGCCGAGTCAGGATATCGCTATTATGAAGAATTAAGAGAAAAGTTTGTAAGTCCAGTAAGGGTCGGAATTTATGTAGTAGCTTTTGTCTTGTTGGCATTACACCTGTTGCACGGATTTAATTCAGCCTTTCAGTCAGTTGGTGCTAACAATAAGTATACAAAAAGTCTTAAAGGATTTAGTAAAGTGTACGCTATAGGGATTCCTGCTTTATTTATTTTCATTGCAGTTTACCATCACTTTACGCACTAA
- a CDS encoding ATP-binding protein: MHFKRLINKSLKQWKANPKRKPLLLRGARQVGKTTLVNSFSQGYDYFIPLNLERAADLRYFQDFTDVKTLVDALFLANNIRTNAMSKVLLFIDEIQESPEAIALLRYFYEDLPQLHVIAAGSLLEHVMDKVKSFPVGRVSYLYLHPLNFVEYLNAKQQSLALEALHEIPVKDFAHQTLKDLFHQYAIIGGMPEVIDTFLETDNVADLPEVYESIWATYKDDVEKYANNATDARVIRHIMNTAHLYLDERIKFQNFGNSNYKSREVGEAMRNLNDARIIQLIYPTTSIASPIKSDLKKSPRLQFLDTGLVNYELNIQGDMLTLEDLSNAYKGAIIPHLITQELMSLNTITYSKPNFWVREKKQASSEVDLVMPYKEKLIPIEIKSGKEGKLKSLHQYIDRADHPYAIRMYSGEFSIEQHSTPMGKKPYLLMNLPYYLGTKLEDYIAYFINNYSIN; encoded by the coding sequence TTGCACTTTAAAAGACTCATAAACAAAAGCTTAAAACAATGGAAAGCCAACCCAAAACGAAAGCCGCTCTTATTAAGAGGCGCAAGACAAGTGGGTAAAACAACTTTGGTGAACTCGTTTTCTCAAGGTTATGACTACTTTATTCCATTAAACCTAGAGCGTGCTGCAGACTTACGATATTTTCAAGATTTTACAGATGTCAAAACCCTTGTAGATGCTTTGTTTTTAGCAAATAATATTAGGACCAATGCTATGTCCAAGGTGCTTTTATTTATTGATGAAATACAAGAATCACCGGAAGCTATCGCATTATTAAGATATTTTTATGAAGACTTACCCCAACTACATGTTATAGCAGCTGGCTCTTTGCTTGAGCACGTTATGGACAAGGTAAAGAGTTTTCCAGTAGGTCGTGTGTCGTACTTGTATTTACATCCTTTAAATTTTGTAGAGTATCTTAACGCAAAACAACAATCATTAGCATTAGAGGCATTACATGAAATACCTGTAAAGGATTTTGCACATCAAACACTAAAAGATTTATTTCATCAATACGCCATTATTGGAGGTATGCCAGAAGTTATAGACACCTTTTTAGAGACTGATAACGTTGCAGATTTACCAGAAGTTTATGAAAGTATTTGGGCAACCTACAAAGACGATGTAGAAAAATATGCCAACAACGCCACAGATGCAAGGGTTATACGCCACATTATGAATACAGCACATTTGTATTTAGATGAGCGTATAAAATTTCAAAACTTTGGTAACTCCAATTATAAATCTAGAGAAGTTGGAGAAGCGATGCGCAACCTAAATGATGCGCGCATTATTCAATTAATTTATCCCACTACATCTATAGCGTCTCCTATAAAATCAGATTTAAAAAAATCTCCGCGCTTACAATTTTTGGACACTGGTTTAGTAAATTATGAATTAAACATTCAAGGAGATATGTTGACTTTAGAAGACTTGAGTAATGCTTACAAAGGGGCTATTATTCCTCATTTAATTACTCAAGAACTAATGTCGCTCAACACTATCACTTATTCTAAACCTAATTTTTGGGTGAGAGAAAAAAAACAAGCGTCTTCTGAGGTTGATTTGGTAATGCCTTACAAGGAAAAACTAATTCCTATTGAAATTAAATCTGGTAAAGAAGGAAAACTAAAATCGCTTCATCAATACATTGATCGAGCCGACCATCCATATGCGATTCGCATGTATAGTGGAGAATTTAGTATTGAACAACATTCAACTCCAATGGGTAAAAAACCGTATTTACTAATGAATTTACCTTATTACTTAGGCACAAAACTAGAAGATTATATCGCCTATTTTATAAACAATTATAGTATCAACTAA
- a CDS encoding aminopeptidase P family protein — MKYHPIDRNLFIKNRENFASQMKPNSLAVFNSNDVYPIGADSTIPFQQDRNIFYLSGVDQEESILVLFPDCPNPKHREILFLTETNDHIAVWEGEKLTKEKAFETSGVKTVYWLQDFDKIFKEIMAQADTIYINTNEHYRANVATETREARFNKQIKAQFPAHKVEKSNPILQRLRSIKDPIEIDLMQKACNITEKGFRRILEFTKPGVWEYNLEAEFMHEFLNNRSKGFAYTPIIASGNNANVLHYIENNQPCKAGDLILLDVGAEYANYSSDMSRTIPVSGKFTNRQKQVYNAVNRVKDEATKMLVPGTIWADYHVEVGKLMTSELLGLGLLDKADVQNENPDWPAYKKYFMHGTSHHIGLDTHDYGLLHEPMQANMVFTVEPGIYIPDEGFGVRLEDDVVIQEQGEPFNLMANIPIEANEIEELMNA; from the coding sequence ATGAAATACCATCCTATAGACCGTAACCTATTCATAAAAAACCGTGAAAACTTTGCTTCTCAGATGAAGCCAAACAGTTTAGCAGTATTCAATTCAAACGATGTTTATCCTATTGGAGCGGACAGCACTATTCCGTTTCAACAAGACCGTAATATATTTTACCTCAGTGGTGTTGACCAAGAGGAAAGTATTTTGGTACTTTTTCCCGATTGCCCCAATCCTAAACACCGTGAAATTCTATTTTTAACCGAAACCAATGATCACATTGCGGTTTGGGAAGGTGAAAAACTCACCAAAGAAAAAGCCTTTGAAACCTCTGGTGTAAAAACCGTGTATTGGCTACAAGATTTCGATAAAATTTTCAAAGAAATCATGGCTCAGGCAGATACCATCTACATTAACACTAACGAACATTATCGTGCTAATGTAGCAACGGAAACACGCGAGGCACGATTCAACAAACAGATAAAAGCACAATTTCCTGCGCACAAAGTAGAAAAAAGTAATCCGATTTTACAGCGTTTGCGTTCTATAAAAGATCCTATAGAAATTGACTTGATGCAAAAGGCTTGTAATATTACCGAAAAAGGGTTTAGACGCATTTTAGAATTCACAAAACCTGGTGTTTGGGAATACAACTTAGAAGCTGAGTTTATGCACGAGTTCCTTAACAACCGCTCTAAAGGTTTTGCTTATACTCCAATTATTGCTTCAGGAAATAATGCAAACGTTTTACACTATATTGAAAACAACCAACCGTGTAAAGCTGGTGATTTAATTCTGCTCGATGTTGGTGCAGAATATGCTAACTACTCTAGTGATATGAGTAGAACCATACCTGTTTCTGGAAAGTTTACTAATAGGCAAAAACAAGTCTACAATGCCGTAAATCGTGTTAAGGATGAAGCTACCAAAATGCTTGTGCCTGGTACTATTTGGGCAGACTACCACGTTGAAGTTGGTAAATTAATGACATCTGAATTATTGGGTCTTGGTTTATTGGATAAAGCTGATGTGCAAAACGAAAATCCAGATTGGCCAGCGTACAAAAAGTACTTTATGCATGGTACAAGTCACCATATTGGTTTAGACACGCACGATTACGGTTTACTACACGAACCAATGCAAGCCAACATGGTGTTTACGGTAGAGCCTGGTATTTATATTCCAGATGAAGGTTTTGGTGTCCGTTTAGAGGATGATGTGGTGATACAAGAACAAGGAGAACCGTTTAACTTAATGGCGAATATCCCAATTGAAGCGAACGAGATTGAAGAATTAATGAACGCATAA
- a CDS encoding fumarate reductase/succinate dehydrogenase flavoprotein subunit — translation MSILDSKIPDGPLADKWTKHKNEINLVNPANKRLIDVIIVGTGLAGGSAAATLAELGYNVKAFCFQDSPRRAHSIAAQGGINAAKNYQGDGDSTYRLFYDTVKGGDYRSREANVYRLAEVSTNIIDQCVAQGVPFAREYGGLLDNRSFGGVLVSRTFYAKGQTGQQLLLGAYAAMNRQIGRGKIKMYTRHEMLDVVVVDGKARGIIARNLVTGEIERHSAHAVVLGTGGYGNAFYLSTYAMGSNVTAAWKAHKRGAFFANPCYTQIHPTCIPVSGDHQSKLTLMSESLRNDGRIWVPKHKKDVEAIRNGSLKPTQIAEEDRDYYLERRYPAFGNLVPRDVASRAAKERCDAGYGVNKTGEAVYLDFAAAIERYGKEQAYVKGLDVDDKKVVTDLGKKVVENKYGNLFQMYEKIVDQNPYETPMMIYPAVHYTMGGLWVDYNLMTTVPGLYAIGEANFSDHGANRLGASALMQGLADGYFVLPYTIGDYLAHDIRTGPIPTDSKEFDEAENKVRADINKLINNKGSKSVDHFHKRLGKIMWNKCGMARNEKELKEAITEIAALREEFYKDVFVPGTENEYNEELAKAGRVADFLELGELFAKDALEREESAGGHFREEYQTEGGEALRRPEYQYVSAWEFKGKPSEAVHHKEPLEYENIEVKERSYK, via the coding sequence ATGTCAATATTAGATTCTAAAATACCAGATGGTCCATTAGCGGACAAGTGGACCAAACATAAAAACGAAATTAATTTGGTCAATCCAGCTAATAAGCGCCTGATAGACGTTATTATCGTAGGTACAGGTTTAGCTGGTGGCTCTGCCGCGGCAACGCTTGCCGAGCTTGGTTATAATGTAAAGGCATTTTGCTTTCAGGATTCACCAAGACGCGCACATTCTATTGCAGCACAAGGAGGTATTAATGCGGCCAAAAATTACCAAGGCGATGGTGATTCTACATACCGTTTATTTTATGATACTGTAAAAGGTGGTGATTACCGTTCGCGCGAAGCTAACGTGTATCGTTTGGCGGAGGTCTCTACAAATATTATCGACCAGTGTGTGGCGCAAGGAGTGCCTTTTGCAAGAGAATATGGTGGGCTTTTAGATAACCGCTCATTTGGAGGTGTATTGGTATCACGTACATTTTATGCTAAAGGGCAAACAGGGCAGCAACTATTATTAGGAGCTTATGCTGCCATGAATCGCCAAATAGGTCGTGGTAAAATAAAAATGTATACTCGTCACGAAATGTTAGACGTGGTGGTGGTTGATGGAAAAGCAAGAGGAATCATTGCACGTAACCTCGTAACTGGTGAAATAGAAAGACATTCGGCTCATGCCGTTGTATTAGGAACTGGTGGTTACGGTAATGCCTTTTATTTATCAACCTATGCAATGGGTTCTAATGTAACAGCAGCTTGGAAAGCACACAAACGTGGTGCCTTCTTTGCCAACCCTTGTTATACGCAAATTCACCCAACATGCATTCCGGTTTCAGGAGATCATCAATCAAAATTAACTTTGATGTCCGAGTCGTTACGTAACGATGGCCGTATTTGGGTACCAAAACATAAAAAAGATGTTGAAGCGATTAGAAATGGAAGCTTAAAGCCAACACAAATCGCAGAAGAAGATAGAGATTATTACTTAGAGCGACGTTACCCAGCTTTTGGAAACTTAGTGCCAAGAGACGTTGCGTCTCGCGCTGCTAAAGAGCGATGCGATGCTGGTTATGGAGTTAACAAGACTGGAGAAGCCGTGTATTTGGATTTTGCCGCAGCTATTGAACGCTATGGAAAAGAGCAGGCTTATGTTAAGGGCTTAGATGTTGATGATAAAAAAGTAGTTACCGATTTAGGTAAAAAAGTAGTAGAAAATAAGTATGGTAACTTGTTTCAGATGTACGAAAAAATCGTAGATCAAAATCCGTACGAGACACCAATGATGATTTACCCTGCAGTACACTATACTATGGGCGGACTTTGGGTAGATTATAACCTTATGACTACAGTACCTGGCTTATATGCTATTGGTGAAGCTAATTTCTCAGATCACGGAGCTAATCGATTAGGTGCATCTGCATTGATGCAAGGTCTGGCCGACGGTTATTTTGTATTACCTTATACTATTGGCGACTATTTGGCACACGATATTAGAACAGGACCAATACCAACGGATAGTAAGGAATTTGATGAGGCAGAAAATAAGGTGAGAGCGGATATTAATAAGTTAATTAATAATAAAGGCTCTAAATCAGTTGACCATTTCCACAAACGATTAGGGAAAATTATGTGGAACAAGTGTGGTATGGCACGTAACGAAAAAGAACTTAAGGAAGCTATTACCGAAATTGCTGCGTTACGCGAAGAATTTTACAAAGACGTTTTTGTACCAGGAACTGAAAACGAATATAACGAAGAGTTAGCTAAAGCAGGTCGTGTAGCAGACTTCCTAGAACTAGGAGAATTATTTGCTAAGGATGCTCTAGAACGCGAGGAGTCAGCAGGTGGTCATTTTAGAGAAGAGTATCAAACTGAAGGTGGCGAAGCTTTGAGAAGACCAGAATACCAATATGTCTCAGCATGGGAGTTTAAAGGGAAGCCAAGTGAAGCAGTTCATCACAAGGAACCACTAGAGTATGAAAATATTGAAGTGAAAGAGAGAAGTTACAAATAA
- a CDS encoding HNH endonuclease yields the protein MKKGQRLWTRDELILAINLYCKLPFGKLHRTNPQIVHLANLIGRTPSSIAYKLVNFASLDPSLQARGIKGASNSSKLDKVIWDEFYNNWEELPFESEKLLSKFERKSIEELNNIDSKSLPKGEERERVVKVRVNQSFFRSSILASYNNTCCVTGIKQSELLVAGHIKPWSQDEKNRLNPRNGIAINALHDKAFENGLMTITTDYKIKISSILLKKRKTDSLEKYFFQYHERDIFLPSKFLPDEKFLTYHNNERFKK from the coding sequence ATGAAAAAAGGCCAAAGACTTTGGACAAGAGATGAATTAATTTTAGCGATAAACCTTTATTGTAAATTACCTTTTGGAAAATTGCATAGAACTAACCCTCAAATAGTTCATTTAGCCAACCTCATTGGAAGAACACCAAGTTCCATAGCTTACAAGTTAGTAAATTTTGCAAGCCTAGATCCAAGTCTACAAGCAAGAGGGATCAAAGGAGCTTCAAATTCAAGTAAGCTTGATAAAGTTATTTGGGATGAATTTTATAATAATTGGGAAGAATTACCATTTGAAAGTGAGAAGTTATTATCTAAATTTGAAAGAAAGTCAATCGAAGAATTAAATAATATAGATTCTAAAAGCTTACCTAAGGGTGAGGAAAGAGAAAGAGTTGTAAAAGTTAGAGTTAATCAATCGTTTTTTAGAAGCTCTATTTTAGCTTCATACAATAACACTTGTTGCGTGACTGGAATTAAACAAAGTGAATTATTAGTTGCTGGACACATTAAACCTTGGAGCCAAGATGAAAAAAACCGATTGAATCCTAGAAATGGTATTGCAATTAATGCCTTGCACGATAAGGCTTTTGAAAATGGGTTAATGACAATAACTACAGATTATAAAATTAAAATCTCTTCAATATTGTTAAAAAAGAGAAAAACAGATTCTTTAGAAAAATACTTTTTTCAATATCATGAAAGAGATATCTTTTTACCATCAAAGTTTTTACCTGATGAAAAATTTTTAACTTACCATAATAATGAGCGTTTTAAAAAATAA
- a CDS encoding VPS10 domain-containing protein, translating into MFRTKFLSFAFAASALVVFAQQPATSAETVKRALAEKREMAKTSLVKNVPFENIGPTIMSGRVVDVDVNPEMPSEFYVGYASGGVWHTTNNGTTFTPILDGSDTQNVGDIAVHWPTRTIYVGTGENNASRSSYAGIGLLKSNDNGQTWENIGLMDAHHFAPILIHPDNPNVITVGVTGHLYSPNKERGIYKTTDGGKTWKQTLFVDDESGIIDLQHSPKNYNVMFATSWTKDRKAWNFKGNGDNSAIYKSTDAGETWIKVSTEKSGFPTGEGVGRIGIAVFNDDVVYAIHDNQFRRADDKTSDKKEGLTKDDFKTMSTSDFLALEDKKLDQFLKNNGFQEKYRAQNVKKMVRSGNVKPIDLAKYLEDANSMLFDTPVIGAEVYKSTDGGQTWSKTHEDFLDGIYYSYGYYFGHIHVSPVNENDIYIYGVPIVKSKDGGKTFTSISAENVHADHHALWINPKNPNHLIDGNDGGINISYDDGENWIKNNSPSVGQFYAINVDNEKPYNVYGGLQDNGVWVGAHNAREDKSWHQEGQYPWKSIMGGDGMQIQIDNRNSNIVYTGYQFGNYYRLNLETEDATYIQPKHTLGENPYRFNWQTPILLSPHNQDILYLGGNKLMRSMNQGNDWEAISDDLTNGGKKGNVAYGTLTSISESPFQFGLIYTGSDDGLVHITKNGGGSWTNVSKSFPKDLWVSRVIASQHKKERVYVTLNGYRWDDFKVYAFMSDDYGQTWKDISGNIPASPVNVIKEDPKNENILYLGTDNGAYVSFNKGTSWEVFSKGLPNVAIHDIVVQPEANDLLLGTHGRSIYKTNIEALQQMNPDLKAKSTTIFDVGSVRHSGRWGSAWSQWSNAYEPSKTIQFYSNTSGEKTIKIVSENGVELNSFKLNVDKGFNYTDYDLTLSEKGKKALEKANKELKIGKSGNGKYYLPKGVYIIEINDAKSTLEIK; encoded by the coding sequence ATGTTTAGAACTAAATTCCTGTCGTTTGCATTTGCCGCAAGTGCTTTAGTGGTTTTTGCACAACAACCAGCAACCTCTGCAGAAACCGTAAAAAGAGCCCTAGCAGAAAAACGCGAAATGGCCAAAACCTCATTGGTAAAAAATGTGCCTTTTGAAAATATTGGGCCAACTATAATGAGTGGTCGTGTGGTTGATGTGGATGTAAATCCTGAAATGCCATCCGAATTTTACGTAGGTTATGCCTCAGGTGGAGTATGGCACACCACAAATAATGGTACTACTTTTACACCAATTTTAGATGGTTCAGATACGCAGAATGTTGGTGATATTGCTGTGCATTGGCCAACCCGAACCATCTATGTTGGCACAGGCGAAAATAATGCGTCGCGTTCCTCGTATGCAGGTATTGGTTTGTTGAAGTCTAATGACAATGGCCAAACTTGGGAAAACATTGGCTTAATGGATGCGCACCACTTTGCGCCTATTTTAATTCATCCCGATAATCCAAATGTCATTACCGTTGGTGTTACAGGACATTTGTACTCGCCAAATAAAGAACGTGGAATTTATAAAACTACTGATGGTGGAAAAACGTGGAAACAAACCCTTTTTGTAGATGATGAAAGTGGTATTATCGATTTGCAACATAGTCCAAAAAATTACAATGTGATGTTTGCAACATCATGGACAAAAGACCGAAAAGCGTGGAACTTTAAAGGAAATGGCGACAACTCGGCTATTTACAAAAGCACAGATGCAGGTGAAACGTGGATTAAAGTGTCCACAGAAAAAAGCGGTTTCCCAACAGGTGAAGGAGTAGGAAGAATCGGTATAGCAGTCTTTAATGATGATGTGGTCTATGCCATCCACGATAACCAATTCCGAAGAGCGGACGACAAAACATCGGATAAAAAAGAAGGATTGACAAAGGACGATTTTAAAACCATGTCAACTTCAGATTTTTTGGCTTTAGAAGATAAAAAACTAGACCAATTTCTAAAAAATAATGGCTTTCAGGAAAAATACCGAGCGCAGAACGTAAAGAAAATGGTGCGCTCGGGCAATGTAAAACCTATTGATTTAGCAAAATATTTAGAGGATGCCAATTCCATGTTGTTCGATACTCCAGTAATTGGTGCCGAAGTTTATAAAAGTACCGATGGCGGACAAACTTGGAGTAAAACCCACGAGGATTTCTTAGATGGCATCTATTATAGTTATGGCTATTATTTTGGTCACATCCATGTGTCACCAGTAAACGAAAATGACATTTACATCTATGGTGTGCCAATTGTAAAGTCTAAAGATGGAGGAAAAACATTTACAAGCATTAGTGCAGAAAATGTGCATGCCGATCATCATGCACTTTGGATTAACCCAAAAAATCCTAATCATTTAATTGATGGTAATGATGGAGGTATCAATATTTCTTATGATGATGGCGAAAACTGGATAAAGAACAATTCGCCTTCAGTAGGACAATTCTATGCTATTAATGTGGACAACGAAAAACCATATAATGTGTATGGAGGTTTACAAGATAATGGTGTTTGGGTTGGTGCACACAATGCACGCGAAGATAAAAGCTGGCATCAAGAAGGACAGTATCCATGGAAATCCATAATGGGAGGTGATGGTATGCAAATTCAAATTGATAACAGAAATTCTAATATTGTGTACACAGGTTACCAATTCGGTAATTATTACAGATTAAATCTTGAAACTGAAGATGCAACTTACATTCAACCAAAGCATACTTTAGGCGAAAATCCGTACCGTTTTAATTGGCAAACACCAATTTTACTGTCGCCTCACAATCAGGATATTTTGTATTTGGGAGGTAATAAATTAATGCGTTCCATGAATCAAGGTAACGATTGGGAAGCCATTAGTGATGATCTAACCAATGGAGGTAAAAAAGGAAATGTGGCTTACGGTACATTAACGTCTATTTCAGAAAGTCCGTTTCAATTTGGGTTAATTTACACAGGAAGTGATGACGGTTTAGTGCACATCACCAAAAATGGTGGTGGCAGCTGGACAAACGTTTCAAAGTCATTTCCAAAGGATTTGTGGGTAAGTCGTGTGATTGCGTCTCAACACAAAAAAGAGCGAGTTTATGTGACCTTGAATGGTTACCGTTGGGACGATTTTAAAGTTTATGCCTTCATGAGTGATGATTATGGACAGACATGGAAAGACATCAGCGGAAACATTCCAGCATCTCCAGTAAACGTGATAAAAGAAGATCCTAAAAACGAAAATATCCTATACTTAGGAACCGATAACGGAGCCTATGTGTCTTTTAATAAAGGTACATCTTGGGAAGTATTTTCAAAAGGATTACCGAATGTGGCTATTCATGATATTGTGGTACAACCAGAAGCTAATGATTTATTGTTAGGTACACACGGACGAAGCATCTATAAAACCAATATTGAAGCTTTACAGCAAATGAATCCCGACTTGAAAGCGAAATCAACAACCATTTTTGATGTTGGTTCTGTAAGACACTCTGGTCGTTGGGGAAGTGCTTGGAGTCAATGGTCAAATGCTTACGAACCGAGCAAAACAATACAGTTTTACAGTAATACTTCTGGCGAAAAAACGATAAAAATAGTATCAGAAAATGGAGTTGAGTTAAATAGCTTTAAACTAAACGTTGATAAAGGATTTAATTACACAGATTACGATTTAACCCTTTCTGAAAAAGGAAAGAAAGCTTTGGAAAAAGCGAATAAAGAATTAAAGATTGGTAAATCTGGCAATGGAAAATATTACTTGCCAAAAGGCGTTTATATTATTGAAATCAATGATGCCAAATCGACTTTAGAAATAAAATAA